A region of Mesorhizobium sp. M3A.F.Ca.ET.080.04.2.1 DNA encodes the following proteins:
- a CDS encoding (deoxy)nucleoside triphosphate pyrophosphohydrolase, with amino-acid sequence MSALKPPGKRLLLVAACALVDTDRRVLLAQRPEGKQLAGLWEFPGGKVEPGETPEECLIRELHEELGIETEIPCLAPLTFASHSYDDFHLLMPLYICRRFRGIAQPKEGQGLKWVRPRQMRDYPMPPADAPLIQFLIDLL; translated from the coding sequence ATGAGCGCGCTCAAGCCCCCTGGCAAGCGCCTGCTCCTGGTCGCGGCCTGCGCGCTGGTCGACACCGACCGACGGGTGCTTTTGGCGCAGCGCCCGGAAGGCAAGCAGCTTGCCGGCCTGTGGGAATTCCCCGGCGGCAAGGTCGAACCCGGCGAGACGCCCGAAGAGTGCCTGATCCGCGAACTGCATGAGGAACTCGGCATCGAGACCGAAATACCGTGCCTGGCGCCGCTCACCTTCGCCAGCCACAGCTACGACGATTTTCATTTGCTGATGCCGCTCTATATCTGCCGCCGCTTTCGAGGCATTGCCCAGCCGAAGGAAGGGCAGGGCCTGAAATGGGTCAGGCCGCGGCAGATGCGCGACTACCCGATGCCGCCGGCCGACGCGCCGCTGATCCAGTTTCTCATCGATCTTCTGTGA
- a CDS encoding Flp family type IVb pilin: MTMKNLLQQFARDETGATAIEYGLIAAVLSLAIIGGVGQAANAIQWLFSDNNSRLVNAFAQH, translated from the coding sequence ATGACCATGAAAAACCTGCTGCAGCAATTTGCCAGAGACGAGACCGGTGCCACGGCTATTGAATATGGTCTGATCGCTGCGGTGCTGTCGCTTGCTATCATCGGTGGTGTCGGCCAAGCCGCAAACGCAATCCAGTGGCTGTTCAGCGACAACAACAGCAGGCTCGTCAACGCCTTCGCCCAGCACTGA
- a CDS encoding methyltransferase domain-containing protein encodes MQPLIDPQLWLAHKRRALARPVGGADFLMLRAAEDLADRLGAVERRFGKAAALFCQTPAAAEVLAGSGKVSDIVRVEMDAAFLAGGAGIVARPETVPFEPESLDLVVSLLSLQAVNDIPGVLAQVRRALKPDGLFLGALAGAGTLAELRESLLAAETELYGGASPRVLPFTDVRDAGALLQRAGLALPVADVETVTVRYDSLFGLAADLRAMGETNPLFDRSRRPGARRLFARAAEIYAERFSDPDGRVRASFSIVWMSGWAPDASQQKPLKPGSAKVSLKSVLEKPTRP; translated from the coding sequence TTGCAGCCCTTGATCGATCCGCAGCTCTGGCTCGCGCACAAGCGCCGGGCGCTCGCTCGCCCTGTCGGGGGTGCTGATTTTCTCATGCTGCGCGCGGCGGAAGACCTCGCCGACCGGCTCGGCGCCGTCGAGCGCCGCTTTGGCAAGGCGGCGGCGCTTTTCTGCCAGACGCCGGCCGCGGCCGAAGTTCTCGCCGGCAGTGGCAAGGTGTCCGACATCGTGCGCGTCGAGATGGACGCAGCCTTCCTGGCTGGCGGCGCCGGCATCGTCGCCCGGCCGGAAACCGTGCCCTTCGAGCCCGAAAGTCTCGATCTTGTCGTCTCGCTGCTGTCGCTGCAGGCGGTGAACGACATTCCCGGCGTGCTTGCCCAGGTCCGCCGCGCGCTGAAGCCCGATGGGCTTTTCCTTGGCGCCTTGGCCGGCGCCGGAACGCTCGCCGAATTGCGCGAAAGCCTGCTTGCCGCCGAGACCGAGCTTTATGGCGGCGCCAGCCCGCGCGTCCTTCCTTTTACCGATGTCCGCGATGCCGGCGCGCTCCTGCAGCGTGCCGGCCTGGCACTGCCGGTCGCCGATGTCGAGACGGTCACGGTACGCTACGATTCACTGTTCGGGCTGGCCGCCGATCTGCGCGCCATGGGCGAGACCAACCCGCTTTTCGACCGCAGCCGACGGCCTGGCGCCCGGCGCCTGTTCGCCCGCGCCGCCGAAATTTACGCCGAACGCTTTTCGGATCCCGACGGCAGGGTCAGGGCGAGCTTTTCGATTGTCTGGATGTCCGGTTGGGCCCCCGATGCCTCGCAGCAGAAACCGCTGAAGCCCGGATCAGCCAAGGTCTCGCTGAAGTCGGTGCTGGAGAAGCCCACGAGGCCCTAA
- a CDS encoding ComF family protein, whose product MADPVRKIKTMAISSLARQALGWPARILFPPVCAGCRRHVSQPGALCGACWPKLRLLEKPWCPVMGTPFTHDMGEGFLSAEAIADPPPFERARAAVVYSGVARQMVQGLKYQDRTDLAPWMARWMMRAGAELIAEADVVVPVPLHWRRFFRRQFNQSAELARAVSKLSGLPFSPAALRRVKLTRQQVGLERHEREENVRAAFRVPPEAEIVIAGRRVLLIDDVYTTGATARAAAKALKRGGAGAVDVLTFARVLPGDFRADESATI is encoded by the coding sequence GTGGCCGATCCGGTGCGGAAGATCAAGACCATGGCGATCAGCAGCCTGGCGCGGCAGGCGCTGGGCTGGCCGGCGCGCATCCTGTTTCCGCCGGTCTGCGCCGGCTGCCGGCGCCACGTCTCACAGCCCGGCGCGCTGTGCGGCGCCTGCTGGCCGAAGCTCAGGCTGCTGGAGAAGCCCTGGTGCCCGGTGATGGGCACGCCATTCACCCACGACATGGGCGAAGGGTTTCTTTCCGCCGAGGCGATCGCCGATCCGCCGCCGTTTGAGCGGGCACGGGCGGCGGTGGTCTATTCGGGAGTCGCGCGGCAGATGGTACAAGGGCTGAAGTACCAGGATCGAACCGACCTTGCGCCATGGATGGCGCGCTGGATGATGCGCGCCGGCGCCGAGCTGATTGCCGAAGCCGACGTCGTCGTGCCGGTGCCGCTGCACTGGCGCCGCTTCTTCCGGCGGCAGTTCAACCAATCGGCGGAGCTGGCGCGGGCGGTCTCGAAACTGAGCGGCCTGCCTTTCTCTCCCGCGGCGCTGCGACGCGTGAAGCTCACCCGCCAGCAGGTCGGGCTGGAGCGGCATGAACGCGAGGAGAATGTGCGCGCTGCGTTCCGCGTGCCTCCCGAGGCCGAGATCGTGATCGCCGGGCGTCGGGTGCTGTTGATCGACGATGTCTACACTACCGGAGCTACAGCGCGGGCGGCGGCCAAGGCGCTGAAGAGGGGCGGCGCGGGGGCCGTCGACGTGCTTACCTTCGCGCGTGTCCTGCCGGGGGACTTCCGGGCCGACGAGTCCGCAACTATATAG
- the grxC gene encoding glutaredoxin 3, with product MIDVTIYTRMMCGYCTAAKRLLERKGVAYTEHDASFSPELRQEMISRAHGRTTFPQIFIGDTHVGGCDDLHELEAQGRLDTLLANGSRA from the coding sequence ATGATCGATGTGACGATCTACACGCGCATGATGTGCGGCTATTGCACGGCAGCCAAGCGGCTGCTCGAGCGCAAGGGCGTGGCCTATACCGAGCATGACGCGTCGTTTTCGCCGGAGTTGCGCCAGGAAATGATTTCCCGCGCGCATGGGCGCACCACCTTTCCGCAAATCTTCATCGGCGACACGCATGTCGGCGGCTGTGATGATCTCCACGAGTTGGAGGCTCAGGGTCGGTTGGACACGCTGCTCGCCAACGGTTCGAGGGCCTGA
- a CDS encoding carbon-nitrogen hydrolase family protein, with the protein MGVFKAAAVQMRSGTSPERNAVDLERLVREAASQGATYIQTPEMTGALVRDKEARAASFTSEDKDVIVATARRLAKELGIFLHIGSTAILRADGKLANRALLLSPDGETLASYDKIHMFDVDLDNGESWRESAAYEPGTEAVVTGIDGATLGFAVCYDLRFPQLFRAEALAGADVLSVPAAFTRQTGEAHWHVLLRARAIENGAYVVAAAQGGLHEDGRETYGHSLIVDPWGRVIAEAAHDEPAVIVAEIDPAQSLAARRKIPNLKNAREFSVSAGEAPRLRGAAS; encoded by the coding sequence ATGGGTGTTTTCAAAGCGGCGGCAGTCCAGATGCGTTCCGGCACGAGCCCCGAACGCAACGCAGTCGACCTGGAGCGACTGGTGCGCGAGGCGGCGAGCCAAGGCGCGACCTATATCCAGACGCCGGAAATGACCGGCGCGCTGGTGCGCGACAAGGAGGCGCGGGCCGCGTCCTTCACCTCGGAGGACAAGGACGTCATCGTCGCGACGGCGCGCAGGCTTGCCAAGGAACTCGGCATCTTCCTGCATATCGGCTCGACCGCCATCCTGCGCGCCGACGGCAAGCTCGCCAACCGCGCGCTGCTGTTGTCGCCGGACGGCGAAACGCTCGCCAGCTACGACAAGATCCACATGTTCGACGTCGATCTCGACAATGGTGAAAGCTGGCGCGAGTCCGCCGCCTACGAGCCGGGCACCGAGGCGGTCGTCACCGGGATCGACGGCGCAACACTCGGCTTTGCCGTCTGCTACGACCTGCGCTTTCCGCAGCTGTTCCGCGCCGAGGCGCTGGCGGGTGCCGATGTGCTGTCGGTGCCGGCCGCCTTCACGCGTCAAACCGGCGAGGCGCATTGGCATGTGCTGTTGAGGGCGCGCGCGATCGAAAACGGCGCCTATGTCGTGGCGGCCGCGCAAGGCGGCCTGCACGAGGACGGCCGCGAGACCTACGGCCATTCGCTGATCGTCGACCCGTGGGGCCGTGTCATCGCCGAAGCCGCGCATGACGAGCCGGCGGTGATCGTCGCCGAGATCGATCCGGCCCAGTCGCTCGCCGCGCGCAGGAAAATCCCCAATCTCAAGAACGCGCGCGAGTTCAGCGTCAGTGCCGGCGAGGCACCGCGCCTCAGGGGTGCGGCCTCTTGA
- a CDS encoding DUF1178 family protein has translation MIRFSLICEREHEFEAWFRSNDDFDTQKKRGFVDCPTCGSHKVEKALMAPAVSTSRKQEKVALAMGEAQKQALEQLKTLADKVRENADYVGDKFAEEARKIHFGETDPRGIYGEATPEEAKSLAEDGVEFMPIPSFPEDRH, from the coding sequence TTGATCCGCTTTTCCCTCATCTGCGAGCGCGAGCACGAATTCGAGGCGTGGTTTCGCAGCAATGACGATTTCGACACGCAGAAGAAGCGCGGCTTCGTCGATTGCCCGACCTGTGGTTCGCATAAGGTCGAAAAGGCGCTGATGGCGCCGGCCGTCTCGACGTCGCGCAAACAGGAAAAGGTCGCACTTGCCATGGGCGAGGCGCAGAAGCAGGCGCTGGAGCAGCTCAAGACGCTGGCCGACAAGGTGCGCGAGAACGCCGACTATGTCGGCGACAAGTTCGCCGAGGAAGCGCGCAAGATCCATTTCGGCGAAACCGATCCGCGCGGCATCTATGGGGAGGCGACGCCCGAGGAGGCAAAGAGCCTCGCCGAGGACGGGGTCGAGTTCATGCCGATCCCGAGCTTTCCGGAGGACCGGCACTAA
- a CDS encoding MarR family transcriptional regulator, which translates to MRHIDRASKAIEQWRKERPDLDVSPMGVIGRLNEVSSLIARDHLAPVFARFGLQQGEFDVLATLRRSGAPYALTPTDLYEATMVTSGAMTARLDRLEKADLIRRAPHPSDRRGIVVQLTTKGRELTDQALNAHVANEHQILAGLTREEREILASLLQKLIGSLG; encoded by the coding sequence ATGAGACACATCGATCGCGCGAGCAAGGCCATCGAGCAATGGCGGAAGGAACGGCCGGACCTCGACGTCTCGCCTATGGGCGTGATCGGGCGGTTGAATGAAGTGTCTTCGCTGATCGCACGCGACCACCTGGCGCCGGTCTTCGCCCGTTTCGGCCTGCAGCAGGGCGAATTCGACGTGCTGGCCACGCTTCGCCGCTCCGGCGCGCCTTACGCGCTGACGCCGACCGACCTCTATGAGGCGACGATGGTCACATCGGGCGCCATGACCGCCCGCCTCGACCGGCTGGAGAAGGCCGACCTGATCCGACGCGCGCCGCATCCCAGCGACCGGCGCGGGATTGTGGTGCAACTGACCACGAAAGGCCGCGAGCTTACTGACCAGGCGCTTAACGCCCATGTTGCCAATGAACACCAGATCCTCGCCGGCCTGACACGTGAGGAGCGGGAAATTCTGGCGAGTTTGCTGCAGAAACTGATTGGAAGCCTGGGCTAA
- a CDS encoding DMT family transporter translates to MKFLWDSAAGLLIVTGGLLGMTLPFGKLATASGVPAMVWAFVISFGAGGVLLCALLLGGRRIRLTARKLRYFFVTAAVSYAFPNLLMFSAIPHLGAGYTGIMFTLSPVITLVFSILLGVRRPNLLGVIGIAVGFAGAAMVALTRGEAGQPADYFWVAVGLLIPVSLAVGNIYRTIDWPENTGPIELAVGSHLASATLLLIGILTLFGWQAFAPLRGVPLVAAGQIASASAMFAFFFRLQSVGGPVYLSQIGYVAAAVGLFAGTIFLGEHYQLLTWLGAVIITAGVFITTKAQNQTSMKVQNQPA, encoded by the coding sequence ATGAAATTTCTTTGGGATTCGGCAGCCGGCCTCCTGATCGTCACCGGCGGATTGCTCGGCATGACGCTGCCCTTCGGCAAGCTGGCGACCGCCTCCGGAGTGCCGGCGATGGTCTGGGCTTTCGTGATCTCGTTCGGCGCCGGCGGCGTGCTGTTGTGCGCGTTGCTGCTCGGCGGTCGGCGCATCCGGCTGACTGCGCGCAAGCTGCGCTATTTCTTCGTCACCGCCGCCGTTTCCTACGCCTTTCCCAACCTGCTGATGTTCTCGGCCATCCCGCATCTGGGCGCCGGCTACACGGGCATCATGTTCACGCTGTCCCCGGTGATCACGCTGGTCTTCTCGATCCTGCTCGGCGTGCGGCGGCCCAACCTGCTCGGCGTCATCGGCATCGCAGTGGGCTTTGCCGGGGCGGCGATGGTTGCCCTGACGCGGGGCGAAGCCGGCCAGCCGGCCGACTATTTCTGGGTGGCTGTGGGGCTGCTCATTCCGGTAAGCCTCGCGGTCGGCAACATCTACCGCACAATCGATTGGCCGGAAAACACCGGCCCGATCGAGCTTGCGGTCGGCAGTCATCTCGCTTCGGCGACCTTGCTGCTGATCGGTATCCTGACGCTGTTCGGCTGGCAGGCGTTTGCGCCGCTTCGTGGCGTGCCGCTGGTGGCTGCCGGACAGATCGCTTCGGCTTCGGCGATGTTCGCTTTCTTCTTCCGGCTGCAGTCGGTCGGCGGGCCGGTCTATCTCAGCCAGATCGGCTATGTCGCGGCGGCGGTCGGCTTGTTTGCCGGCACGATCTTCCTTGGCGAGCACTATCAGCTGCTGACCTGGCTGGGGGCGGTCATCATCACGGCCGGCGTCTTCATCACGACCAAGGCGCAGAACCAGACGAGCATGAAGGTGCAGAACCAGCCGGCCTGA
- the ubiG gene encoding bifunctional 2-polyprenyl-6-hydroxyphenol methylase/3-demethylubiquinol 3-O-methyltransferase UbiG, with amino-acid sequence MPEPRRSTIDAGEVERFSALAAEWWNPNGKFRPLHKFNPVRLAYIRDQVAARFGRDPRAARPFEGLRFLDIGCGGGLLCEPMARLGAEVVGADASATNIEVAKLHAAEGGVSIDYRATTAEALADAGETFDVILNMEVVEHVADVDLFVAKCSEMVRPGGIMFVATINRTLKALGLAIIGAEYVLRWLPRGTHQFGKLVRPEELGKALVAAGLTIIDRTGVIYHPLADRWQKSKDMDVNYMVLAEKASV; translated from the coding sequence ATGCCAGAGCCCCGCCGATCGACCATCGACGCCGGAGAAGTCGAGCGCTTCTCCGCCCTTGCCGCCGAGTGGTGGAACCCGAATGGCAAGTTCCGCCCGCTGCACAAGTTCAATCCGGTACGGCTCGCCTATATCCGCGACCAGGTGGCAGCGCGCTTCGGCCGCGATCCGCGCGCCGCGCGGCCTTTCGAGGGCCTGCGCTTCCTCGACATCGGCTGCGGCGGAGGTTTGCTGTGCGAACCTATGGCGCGACTTGGCGCCGAGGTTGTCGGCGCCGATGCTTCCGCCACCAACATCGAAGTCGCCAAGCTCCATGCGGCCGAGGGCGGCGTCAGCATCGACTACCGCGCTACCACCGCCGAGGCGTTGGCGGACGCCGGCGAGACGTTCGACGTCATCCTCAACATGGAAGTGGTCGAGCATGTCGCCGACGTCGATCTGTTCGTCGCCAAATGCAGCGAGATGGTCCGGCCTGGCGGCATCATGTTCGTCGCCACCATCAACCGCACGCTGAAGGCGCTGGGACTCGCCATCATCGGCGCCGAATATGTGCTGCGCTGGCTGCCGCGCGGCACGCATCAGTTCGGCAAGCTGGTGCGGCCCGAGGAATTGGGAAAGGCGCTTGTCGCGGCCGGACTCACGATCATCGATCGAACCGGCGTGATCTATCATCCGCTGGCCGACCGCTGGCAGAAATCGAAGGACATGGACGTCAACTACATGGTGCTGGCCGAGAAAGCTTCGGTCTGA
- a CDS encoding aspartate kinase produces the protein MARIVMKFGGTSVADIARIRNVARHVKREVDAGHEVAVVVSAMAGKTNELVAWTREASPMHDAREYDAVVASGEQVTAGLLAITLQNMGVHARSWQGWQIPIKTDNAHGAARILDIDGAFLVKRFGEGQVAVIAGFQGIGPDNRIATLGRGGSDTSAVAIAAAVKADRCDIYTDVDGVYTTDPRIEPKARRLAKISFEEMLEMASLGAKVLQVRSVELAMVHRVRTFVRSSFDDPDAPGMGDLLNPPGTLICDEEEIVEQQVVTGIAYAKDEAQISLRRVGDRPGVAAGIFGPLAEANINVDMIVQNISEDGKFTDMTFTVPSGDVDKALAVLERLKADVGYDVVQSEAGMSKVSVIGIGMRSHAGVAATAFKALADKAINIRAITTSEIKISILIDGPYTELAVRTLHSVYGLDKQ, from the coding sequence ATGGCGCGCATCGTGATGAAATTCGGCGGAACCTCGGTCGCCGACATCGCTCGCATCCGCAATGTGGCGCGCCATGTCAAACGCGAGGTCGACGCAGGCCACGAGGTTGCCGTGGTGGTTTCGGCCATGGCCGGCAAGACCAACGAGCTGGTCGCCTGGACCCGGGAAGCCTCGCCGATGCACGACGCGCGCGAATACGACGCCGTCGTCGCGTCCGGCGAGCAGGTCACCGCAGGCCTGCTGGCGATCACGCTGCAGAACATGGGCGTGCACGCCCGCTCCTGGCAAGGCTGGCAGATCCCGATCAAGACCGACAACGCGCATGGCGCGGCGCGGATCCTCGACATCGACGGCGCGTTCCTGGTCAAGCGCTTCGGCGAGGGCCAGGTGGCGGTGATCGCCGGCTTCCAGGGCATCGGCCCGGATAACCGCATCGCGACGCTCGGCCGCGGCGGCTCCGACACCAGCGCCGTGGCCATCGCCGCGGCGGTCAAGGCCGACCGCTGCGACATCTACACCGATGTCGACGGCGTCTACACGACCGATCCGCGCATCGAGCCGAAAGCCCGCCGGCTGGCCAAGATTTCGTTCGAGGAAATGCTCGAAATGGCCTCGCTGGGCGCCAAGGTGCTGCAGGTGCGATCGGTCGAGCTTGCCATGGTGCACAGGGTGCGTACCTTCGTGCGGTCGTCCTTCGACGATCCCGATGCGCCCGGAATGGGGGATTTGCTCAATCCGCCCGGAACGCTTATTTGCGACGAGGAAGAGATCGTGGAACAGCAGGTCGTCACCGGAATTGCCTACGCCAAGGACGAGGCGCAGATTTCGCTGCGCCGCGTCGGCGACCGCCCTGGCGTGGCCGCTGGCATCTTCGGCCCGCTGGCCGAGGCCAACATCAATGTCGACATGATCGTCCAGAACATCTCCGAGGACGGCAAGTTCACCGACATGACCTTCACCGTGCCTTCGGGCGACGTCGACAAGGCGCTGGCCGTGCTCGAGCGGTTGAAGGCCGATGTCGGCTATGACGTGGTGCAGTCGGAAGCCGGCATGTCGAAGGTCTCGGTCATCGGCATCGGCATGCGCAGCCACGCCGGCGTCGCCGCCACCGCCTTCAAGGCGCTGGCCGACAAGGCGATCAATATCCGCGCCATCACGACGTCCGAAATCAAAATCTCGATACTGATCGATGGTCCCTATACGGAACTTGCGGTTCGCACTTTGCATTCCGTCTACGGTCTCGATAAGCAATAG
- the ptsP gene encoding phosphoenolpyruvate--protein phosphotransferase: MRDTASGPRVLLKRLRELMQEPLEPQERLDRIVRDIASNMVAEVCSLYVLRADSVLELYATEGLNPNAVHLAQLRLGQGLVGTIAASARPLNLSNAQEHPAFAYLPETGEEIYNSFLGVPVLRAGRTLGVLVVQNKTMRHYRDDEVEALETTAMVIAEMIATGDLARLTRPGLELDLSRPVSFTGLSFNEGVGLGHVVLHEPRIVVTNLFNEDSEEEVRRLDRSLGSLRLSIDDMLERRDVAFEGEHREVLEAYRMFANDRGWVRRLEEAIRNGLTAEAAVEKVQSDMRARMLHMTDPYLRERMSDFDDLANRLLRQLMGRGPEDVAASLPKDAILVARSMGAAELLDYPRDKLRGVVLEDGAATSHVVIVARAMGIPVAGQMKGAVSMAENGDAIIVDGDEGTIHLRPQADLEAAYAEKVRFRARRQEVYRELRKKPSLTKDGVHVDLLMNAGLAVDLPQLAESGAAGIGLFRTELQFMVASTFPRAEAQERLYRDVLDAARGKPVTFRTIDIGGDKVLPYFKGALQEENPALGWRAIRLTLDRPGLLRTQIRALLKACGGRELKLMLPMVTELSEIAQAREIIDREVRHLSRFAHHLPTSLKLGAMLEVPSLLFQLDELMKAVDFVSVGSNDLFQFMMAVDRGNTQLADRFDTLSVPFLRVLKSIADAGARNHTPVTLCGELAGKPISAMALIGLGFRSISMSPASIGPVKAMLTELPLQELEAFFKDNLMAPAQGIPMRALLQAFADDRSIPL; the protein is encoded by the coding sequence ATGCGTGATACGGCCAGTGGCCCGCGCGTTCTGCTGAAACGGCTCCGCGAGCTCATGCAAGAGCCGCTGGAGCCGCAGGAGCGGCTCGACCGTATCGTGCGCGACATTGCCTCCAACATGGTCGCCGAAGTGTGCTCGCTCTACGTGCTGCGCGCCGATTCGGTGCTCGAGCTCTACGCCACCGAGGGTCTGAACCCCAACGCGGTCCACCTGGCCCAGTTGCGGCTCGGACAGGGTCTCGTCGGCACGATTGCCGCCAGCGCGCGGCCGCTCAATCTTTCCAATGCGCAGGAGCATCCGGCCTTCGCCTACCTGCCGGAGACGGGCGAGGAGATCTACAATTCCTTCCTCGGCGTGCCGGTGCTGAGGGCAGGGCGCACGCTGGGCGTGCTGGTGGTGCAGAACAAGACCATGCGCCATTATCGCGACGACGAGGTCGAGGCGCTGGAAACGACGGCGATGGTGATCGCCGAGATGATCGCTACCGGCGATCTCGCCCGCCTGACCCGGCCGGGGCTCGAGCTCGATCTCAGTCGCCCGGTAAGCTTCACCGGCCTCTCCTTCAACGAAGGCGTCGGCCTCGGCCATGTCGTGCTGCACGAGCCGCGCATCGTCGTTACCAACCTGTTCAACGAGGACAGCGAGGAGGAGGTGCGCCGCCTCGACCGATCGCTCGGTTCGCTGCGGCTCTCCATCGACGACATGCTGGAGCGGCGCGACGTCGCCTTCGAGGGCGAGCATCGCGAGGTGCTGGAAGCCTATCGCATGTTCGCCAACGATCGCGGCTGGGTGCGCCGGCTGGAAGAGGCGATCCGCAACGGCCTGACGGCGGAAGCGGCGGTCGAAAAGGTGCAGAGCGACATGCGCGCCCGCATGCTGCACATGACCGATCCTTACCTGCGCGAGCGGATGAGCGATTTCGATGACCTCGCCAACCGGCTCCTGCGCCAGCTCATGGGGCGCGGTCCGGAGGACGTGGCCGCTTCGCTGCCCAAGGATGCCATCCTTGTCGCCCGCTCGATGGGTGCGGCCGAACTGCTCGATTACCCCAGGGACAAATTGCGCGGCGTGGTGCTGGAGGACGGCGCGGCCACCAGCCATGTCGTCATCGTCGCGCGGGCCATGGGCATACCCGTCGCCGGCCAGATGAAGGGCGCCGTCTCCATGGCGGAGAACGGCGATGCCATCATCGTCGACGGCGACGAAGGCACGATCCATCTCAGGCCGCAGGCTGATCTCGAAGCCGCCTATGCCGAGAAGGTCCGCTTCCGCGCCCGGCGGCAGGAGGTCTACCGCGAACTGCGCAAGAAGCCGTCGCTGACCAAGGACGGCGTCCATGTCGATCTGCTGATGAATGCTGGGCTCGCGGTCGACCTGCCGCAGCTTGCCGAATCGGGCGCTGCCGGCATCGGCCTGTTCCGCACCGAATTGCAGTTCATGGTCGCCTCGACCTTCCCGCGCGCCGAGGCGCAGGAGCGGCTCTACCGCGACGTGCTGGACGCCGCGCGCGGAAAGCCGGTGACGTTCCGAACCATCGACATCGGCGGCGACAAGGTGCTGCCCTATTTCAAGGGCGCCCTTCAGGAAGAAAACCCGGCGCTTGGCTGGCGGGCGATCCGGCTCACCCTCGACCGTCCAGGCTTGCTGAGGACTCAGATCCGCGCCTTGCTCAAGGCCTGCGGCGGCCGTGAGCTGAAGCTGATGCTGCCCATGGTGACCGAGCTGTCGGAGATTGCGCAGGCGCGCGAGATCATCGATCGCGAGGTCCGGCATCTGTCGCGCTTCGCCCATCATCTGCCGACCAGCCTCAAGCTCGGCGCGATGCTGGAGGTGCCGTCGCTGCTGTTCCAGCTCGACGAATTGATGAAGGCGGTCGACTTCGTTTCGGTCGGCTCCAATGATCTCTTCCAGTTCATGATGGCGGTCGATCGCGGCAACACCCAGCTTGCCGACCGTTTCGACACGCTGTCGGTGCCGTTCCTGCGCGTGCTGAAGTCGATCGCCGATGCCGGCGCGCGCAACCACACGCCGGTGACGCTGTGCGGCGAATTGGCCGGCAAGCCGATCTCTGCGATGGCGCTGATCGGCTTGGGCTTTCGCTCGATCTCGATGTCGCCGGCCTCGATCGGACCGGTCAAGGCGATGCTGACCGAACTGCCGCTGCAGGAACTGGAGGCCTTCTTCAAGGA